A stretch of Channa argus isolate prfri chromosome 16, Channa argus male v1.0, whole genome shotgun sequence DNA encodes these proteins:
- the hectd1 gene encoding E3 ubiquitin-protein ligase HECTD1 isoform X2 produces the protein MADVDPDTLLEWLQMGQGDERDMQLIALEQLCMLLLMSDNVDRCFETCPPRTFLPALCKIFLDESAPDNVLEVTARAITYYLDVSAECTRRIVGVDGAIKALCNRLVVVELNNRTSRDLAEQCVKVLELICTRESGAVFEAGGLNCVLSFIRDSGHLVHKDTLHSAMAVVSRLCSKMEPQDSSLETCVESLSSLLKHEDHQVSDGALRCFASLADRFTRRGVDPAPLAKHGLTEELLSRMAAAGGTVSGPSSACKPGRTSTGATPSAPDSKLSNQVSTIVSLLSTLCRGSPLVTHDLLRSALPDSMESALGGDERCVLDTMRLVDLLLVLLFEGRKALPKSTAGSTSRIPGLRRLDSSGERSHRQLIDCIRSKDTDALIDAIDTGAFEVNFMDDVGQTLLNWASAFGTQEMVEFLCERGADVNRGQRSSSLHYAACFGRPQVAKTLLRHGANPDLRDEDGKTPLDKARERGHSEVVAILQSPGDWMCPVNKGDDKKKKDVNKEEEEGSEPKGDPEMAPVYLKRLLPVFAQTFQHTMLPSIRKASLALIRKMVHYSSEVLLKEVCDGETGHNLPTVLVEITATVLDQEDDDDGHLLALQIIRDLVDKGGDVFLDQLARLGVINKVSTLAGPASDDENEDEAKPEKPVLQHLWLMMLQEEEVQEDAREIQQGKPYHWRDWSIIRGRDCLYIWSDAAALELSNGSNGWFRFILDGKLATMYSSGSPEGGSDSSESRSEFLEKLQRARSQVKPVTASQPILSSVGPTKLTVGNWSLTCLKEGEIAIHNSDGQQATILKEDLPGFVFESNRGTKHSFTAETSLGSEFVTGWTGKRGRKLKSKLEKTKQKVKSMARELYDDHFKAVESMPRGVVVTLRNIATQLESAWELHTNRQCIEGENTWRDLMKTALENLIVVLKDENTISPYEMCSSGLVQALFTVLNNSVELDLKHDCKPLMERINVFKAAFSENEDDESQPAVALIRKLIAVLESIERLPLHLYDTPGSSYNLQILTRRLRFRLERAPGETALIDRTGRMLKMEPLATVESLEQYLLKMVAKQWYDFERSSFVFVRKLREGQTFIFRHQHDFDENGIIYWVGTNAKTAYEWVNPAAYGLVVVTSSEGRNLPYGRLEDILSRDSSALNCHTNDDKNAWFAVDLGLWVIPSAYTLRHARGYGRSALRNWVFQVSKDGQNWTTLYTHVDDCSLNEPGSTATWPLDPSKDEKQGWRHIRIKQMGKNASGQTHYLSLSGLELYGTVTAVCEDQLGKAVKEAEANLRRQRRLFRSQVMKYIVPGARVIRGIDWKWRDQDGNPAGEGTVTGEAHNGWIDVTWDAGGSNSYRMGAEGKFDLKLAPGYDPESAATAPSPKPVSSTVSGPASSTVGHSAMPAASSGTTTTTTSSSSSSTSSSSQQQSWSSLVKNNCPDKAGAMSLGGASSSSRKGSSSSVCSVASSSDISLSSSVGLSGAGGLRLERRVEGLLLDQGSGVGGITGGGIGSDGRQQEPIVVLSSSVEGSASSSGTLTADTPATGDEARNKDSSTATTDPATAISMGLVSVSSPDVSSVSESSNKDTPSQRPLCSVANARLSVSSLLAAGAPMSSSASVPNLSSREASLMESFVRRAPNMSRTNATNNMNLSRSSSDNNTNTLGRNVMSTATSPLMGAQSFPNLTTTGTTSTVTMSTSIVTSSNNVATATTGLSVGQLLSNTLTTSLTSTSSESDTGQEAEFSLYDFLDSCRANTLLAELDDEEDLPEPDDDDDENEDDNQEDQEYEEEEEEYETKGGRRRTWDDDFVLKRQFSALVPAFDPRPGRTNVQQTTDLEIPTPGTPRSEVQEEVECAPSPHLSLTLKVAGLGTTREVELPLSNYKSTIFYYVQRLLQLSCSGAVKTDKLRRIWEPTYTILYRELKDSDKEKESGKMDFCEHSIGGRSGGLSPSSVSANQSSEILGTAREAAQAKAGCSQNACGVEDVLQLLRILFIIGGDSDSNGRTLQEDVDELQFNVSPEDFTSKKITTKILQQIEEPLALASGALPDWCEQLTSKCPFLIPFETRQLYFTCTAFGASRAIVWLQNRREATMERSRPSTTVRRDDPGEFRVGRLKHERVKVPRGEAMMEWAESVMQIHADRKSVLEVEFQGEEGTGLGPTLEFYALVAAEFQRTSLGIWLCDDDFPDDESRQVDLGGGLKPPGFYVQRSCGLFPASFPQDSEELERITKLFHFLGIFLAKCIQDNRLVDLPVSQPFFKLLCMGDIKSNMSKLLYQSRSSPQGHDPERPFLLLSEVQSEASTEESQETYSVGSFDEDSKSEFIMDPPKPKPPAWYHGILTWDDFQLVNPHRARFLKEVKELAVKRRQILANKSLSEDEKNTRLQDLMLRNPLGSGPPLSIEDLGLNFQFCPSSKVHGFSAVDLKPNGDDEIVTMENAEEYVELMFDFCMHIGIQKQMEAFREGFNQVFPMEKLSSFSHKEVQMILCGNQSPSWTADDIINYTEPKLGYTRDSPGFLRFVRVLCGMSSDERKAFLQFTTGCSTLPPGGLANLHPRLTIVRKVDATDSSYPSVNTCVHYLKLPEYSSEDIMRERLLAATMEKGFHLN, from the exons ATGGCGGACGTGGACCCAGACACCCTGCTGGAGTGGCTCCAGATGGGTCAGGGCGATGAGCGGGACATGCAGCTCATTGCTCTAGAGCAGCTCTGCATGCTGCTGCTCATGTCAGACAATGTTGACCGCTGCTTTGAGAC TTGTCCTCCTCGGACGTTCCTCCCGGCACTGTGCAAGATCTTCCTGGATGAGAGCGCCCCAGATAATGTTCTGGAGGTCACAGCACGCGCCATCACCTATTACCTGGACGTGTCAGCAGAGTGCACCCGGAGGATCGTGGGAGTGGACGGAGCCATTAAGGCGTTGTGTAACCggctggtggtggtggagctCAACAACAGGACCAGCAGAGACCTTGCTGAACAGTGCGTCAAG GTGCTCGAGTTGATCTGTACCAGAGAGTCTGGTGCTGTATTTGAGGCTGGTGGTCTGAACTGTGTGTTGAGTTTCATCAGAGACAGTGGCCACCTTGTCCACAAGGACACTCTGCACTCTGCCATGGCTGTCGTGTCCAGACTTTGCAGTAAGATGGAGCCTCAGGACTCATCTCTGGAGACCTGTGTTGAGTCTCTGTCCAGCCTCCTCAAACATGAAGACCACCAG GTGTCAGATGGGGCTCTGCGCTGCTTCGCCTCATTGGCCGACAGGTTCACTCGCCGTGGCGTTGATCCTGCCCCTTTAGCCAAACATGGCCTAACAGAGGAGCTCCTGTCCCGCATGGCGGCAGCTGGTGGCACTGTGTCTGGCCCTTCTTCCGCATGTAAGCCAGGCCGTACCTCGACAGGTGCCACCCCCTCGGCCCCTGACTCCAAATTGAGCAACCAGGTGTCGACCATTGTCAGCTTGCTGTCTACTCTGTGCAGGGGCTCACCGCTTGTCACACAT GACCTGTTGCGTTCAGCGTTACCAGACTCGATGGAGTCTGCTTTGGGAGGAGATGAGCGCTGTGTGCTGGACACCATGCGGCTGGTGGACCTCCTGCTGGTTTTGCTGTTTGAGGGTCGAAAGGCGCTGCCCAAATCGACAGCGGGTTCAACGAGTCGAATCCCTGGCCTGCGTCGCCTGGACAGTTCAGGGGAGAGATCACACCGACAGCTCATCGACTGTATCCGCAGCAAAGACACAGACGCTTTAATTGACGCCATCGACACTGGAG CTTTCGAGGTGAACTTCATGGACGATGTTGGACAGACACTGCTCAACTGGGCTTCAGCTTTTGGGACACAGGAAATG gTGGAGTTTCTATGTGAAAGGGGAGCAGATGTcaacagaggtcagaggtcatcaTCACTACACTATGCTGCCTGTTTCGGACGCCCACAAGTAGCCAAG acacTACTGCGTCACGGTGCCAACCCTGACCTGAGAGATGAGGatggaaaaactcctctggaCAAGGCCAGGGAAAGAGGGCACAGTGAGGTGGTGGCTATACTACAGTCCCCTG GAGACTGGATGTGTCCAGTCAACAAGGGAGAcgacaagaagaagaaagatgtgaacaaggaggaggaggagggcagtGAGCCTAAAGGAGACCCAGAAATGGCTCCAGTCTACCTGAAGAGACTGCTGCCTGTTTTTGCACAAACCTTTCAGCATACCATGCTGCCTTCTATTAG GAAAGCCAGTCTGGCTCTGATCAGGAAAATGGTTCACTACAGCAGTGAAGTGTTGCTGAAGGAGGTGTGTGATGGCGAGACTGGACACAACCTCCCCACTGTGCTAGTCGAGATCACTGCAACTGTCCTCGACCAGGAG gATGACGATGACGGCCATCTACTGGCTCTGCAGATCATCAGAGATCTGGTAGATAAAGGCGGGGATGTTTTCCTTGACCAGCTGGCTCGACTGGGAGTCATCAACAAGGTGTCCACTCTGGCTGGACCAGCATCTGATGATGAGAACGAGGATGAAGCAAAGCCTGAGAAG CCAGTACTACAACACCTGTGGTTGATGAtgctgcaggaggaggaagtACAGGAGGATGCGAGGGAGATCCAGCAGGGGAAGCCGTACCACTGGAGGGACTGGTCCATTATCAGAGGAAGGGACTGTCTCTACATCTGGTCGGACGCTGCTGCCCTTGAGCTCTCCAATGGTTCCAATGGCTGGTTCAGGTTCATCTTGGATGGGAAGCTGGCCACCATGTACTCAAGCGGGAGTCCAGAGGGGGGGTCTGACAGCTCTG AGTCTCGGAGTGAGTTCCTAGAGAAGCTGCAGCGGGCGAGGAGTCAGGTGAAACCAGTAACGGCCAGTCAGCCAATTCTGTCCAGTGTGGGTCCCACTAAGCTGACAGTGGGCAACTGGTCTCTGACCTGCCTGAAGGAGGGAGAGATTGCCATTCACAACTCAGATGGGCAGCAGGCCACCATTCTTAAGGAAGACCTGCCCGGCTTTGTCTTCGAGTCTAACAGAGGAACCAAACACTCCTTCACCGCAGAGACGTCACTGG GCTCAGAATTTGTGACAGGCTGGACAGGGAAGCGAGGAAGGAAGCTGAAGTCAAAGCTGGAGAAGACAAAGCAGAAGGTGAAGAGCATGGCGAGGGAGCTGTATGACGACCACTTCAAAGCTGTAGAAAGCATGCCCAGAGGAGTGGTGGTGACCCTGAGGAACATCGCCACACAGCTGGAATCTGCCTGGGAGCTTCACACTAATAGACAG tgTATTGAAGGAGAGAACACATGGAGGGACCTGATGAAAACTGCACTGGAGAACCTGATTGTAGTTTTGAAGgatgaaaacacaatttctcCGTATGAGATGTGTAGCAGTGGCTTGGTGCAGGCATTGTTCACTGTCCTCAATAAT agtGTGGAACTGGACCTGAAACATGATTGTAAGCCTTTAATGGAGAGGATTAATGTCTTTAAGGCGGCCTTCAGCGAGAATGAAGACGATGAAAG ccaacCAGCTGTTGCCTTAATCCGTAAACTGATAGCGGTCCTGGAGTCAATAGAACGTCTACCTCTGCACCTGTACGACACTCCAGGGTCCTCATACAACTTGCAG ATTTTGACGAGAAGGTTGCGTTTCCGTCTGGAGCGAGCACCGGGTGAGACGGCTCTCATCGACCGGACGGGTCGCATGTTGAAAATGGAACCGCTTGCCACCGTGGAGTCTCTGGAGCAGTACCTGCTGAAGATG GTGGCGAAGCAGTGGTATGATTTTGAGCGCTCATCCTTTGTCTTTGTGAGGAAGCTGAGGGAAGGGCAGACCTTCATCTTCAGACACCAACATGACTTTGATGAGAATGGCATCATCTACTGGGTTGGAACCAACGCCAA GACAGCCTATGAGTGGGTAAATCCTGCTGCCTATGGTCTGGTGGTGGTGACTTCTTCTGAGGGCCGTAATCTCCCCTACGGGCGATTGGAGGATATTCTTAGTCGGGATAGCTCTGCACTAAACTGCCACACCAATGATGACAAAAATGCCTGGTTTGCCGTCGACCTCGGTCTCTGGGTCATTCCGTCAGCATATACCCTGAGACACGCCAG GGGTTATGGCCGCTCTGCATTGAGGAACTGGGTGTTTCAGGTGTCAAAGGATGGTCAGAACTGGACTACTCTCTACACTCATGTAGACGACTGCAGCCTCAATGAACCAGG GTCGACAGCCACGTGGCCTCTGGACCCGTCCAAAGATGAAAAGCAGGGCTGGAGACACATCAGAATCAAACAGATGGGGAAGAATGCCAGTGGTCAGACTCACTACCTGTCTCTTTCAGGACTCGAGCTGTACGGTACCGTCACTGCTGTCTGTGAGGACCAGCTTG GTAAAGCTGTGAAGGAGGCAGAGGCAAACCTACGTCGCCAGCGCCGTCTGTTTCGTTCCCAAGTGATGAAGTACATCGTCCCAGGGGCGCGGGTCATCCGTGGCATCGACTGGAAGTGGAGAGACCAGGATGGAAACCCAGCTGGAGAAGGCACAGTCACTGGAGAGGCTCACAATG GCTGGATTGATGTAACCTGGGATGCTGGCGGCTCTAACTCTTACCGTATGGGCGCTGAAGGGAAGTTTGACCTCAAGCTTGCTCCAGGGTACGACCCTGAGTCGGCTGCCACAGCGCCGTCACCCAAACCTGTCTCATCCACTGTTTCAGGCCCCGCCTCCTCCACAGTGGGACACTCTGCGATGCCAGCGGCGAGCAGcggcaccaccaccaccaccacctcttcctcctcgtcctccaCCTCATCGTCATCGCAGCAGCAGTCATGGAGCAGCCTGGTGAAAAATAACTGTCCCGACAAGGCTGGGGCCATGTCGCTAGGTGGAGCCAGCTCCTCCAGCAGGAagggcagcagcagctccgTCTGCAGTGTCGCCTCCTCCTCTGACATCAGCTTGAGCTCCTCCGTTGGACTGTCAGGTGCAGGGGGTCTGCGGCTGGAGAGGAGAGTTGAAGGGTTGCTGCTTGACCAGGGCTCTGGGGTAGGAGGGATAACAGGAGGAGGAATCGGCTCCGACGGACGGCAGCAGGAGCCAATTGTTGTCTTGTCGTCCTCAGTGGAGGGTTCGGCATCCAGCTCTGGCACACTTACCGCTGACACACCTGCCACTGGAGACGAAGCCAGGAACAAGGACTCCTCCACAGCGACCACCGACCCAGCGACGGCTATCTCCATGGGGCTGGTCAGCGTTAGCTCCCCAGACGTCAGCTCTGTGTCTGAGTCATCCAACAAGGACACTCCTTCTCAGAGGCCTCTGTGCTCGGTGGCTAACGCCAGATTGTCAGTCAGTTCTCTGCTGGCTGCCGGTGCTCCAATGAGCTCCAGTGCCAGTGTGCCTAACTTGTCATCACGAGAGGCCAGCCTCATGGAATCCTTCGTTCGCCGCGCACCCAACATGTCTCGCACCAACGCCACCAACAATATGAACCTGAGCCGCAGCAGCAgtgacaacaacacaaacacactgggcAGGAACGTCATGAGTACTGCCA cttcTCCTCTCATGGGCGCTCAGAGCTTTCCTAACCTCACCACCACTGGCACAACCTCCACTGTTACCATGTCAACTTCCATAGTAACCAGCAGCAATAACGTAGCCACGGCCACCACGGGTTTGTCGGTGGGCCAGTTGCTAAGCAACACGCTGACGACCAGTCTGACATCCACATCCAGTGAGAGCGATACGGGCCAGGAGGCTGAGTTCTCTCTCTATG ACTTTCTGGACAGTTGTCGTGCTAACACATTATTGGCTGAGCTTGATGACGAGGAGGACCTCCCAGAGccagatgatgatgacgatgagaATGAAGATGACAATCAGGAGGACCAGGAATACGAGGAG gaggaggaggaatatGAGACCAAAGGAGGTCGCAGGAGGACATGGGATGACGACTTTGTCCTAAAGAGACAGTTCTCGGCTCTCGTCCCAGCCTTCGACCCCCGACCAGGAAGAACAAACGTTCAGCAGACCACCGACCTGGAGATCCCCACACCGG gAACCCCTCGTTCTGAGGTTCAGGAGGAGGTCGAGTGTGCTCCATCTCCTCACCTCTCTTTAACCCTGAAG gtggCAGGGTTGGGCACAACCCGAGAAGTGGAACTTCCTCTGTCAAACTACAAGTCAACCATCTTCTACTATGTCCAGCGGCTACTGCAGCTTTCCTGCAGTGGAGCGGTGAAGACGGACAAACTGCGACGGATCTGGGAACCGACCTACAC GATATTGTACAGAGAGCTGAAGGACTCGGATAAAGAAAAGGAGAGTGGAAAAATG GACTTCTGCGAGCACAGTATCGGGGGCCGTTCTGGTGGTCTGAGCCCAAGCTCTgtgtcagccaatcagagcagtGAGATTCTGGGCACAGCGAGGGAGGCAGCACAGGCGAAAGCAGGCTGTAGCCAGAACGCTTGCGGGGTGGAGgatgtgctgcagctgctgcgCATCCTCTTCATCATTGGAGGAGATTCGGACTCCAATGGACGTACGCTGCAGGAGG atgtGGATGAGCTGCAGTTTAATGTGTCTCCAGAGGACTTCACTAGTAAAAAGATCACAACCAAGATCCTGCAGCAGATCGAG GAGCCTCTGGCTCTGGCCAGTGGTGCTTTGCCTGACTGGTGTGAGCAACTCACTTCCAAGTGTCCTTTCCTCATCCCCTTTGAAACACGACAGCTTTACTTCACCTGCACCGCCTTTGGAGCATCCAG GGCGATTGTATGGCTGCAGAACCGGCGGGAAGCGACCATGGAGCGCTCTCGGCCATCCACCACAGTGCGACGCGATGATCCCGGAGAGTTCAGGGTGGGCCGGCTCAAACACGAGCGAGTCAAAGTTCCTCGAGGAGAAGCAATGATGGAATGGGCAGAGTCTGTGATGCAGATTCACGCTGACAGGAAGTCGGTGCTGGAG GTGGAGTTTCAGGGTGAGGAGGGAACAGGACTCGGTCCAACTCTGGAATTTTATGCCCTGGTAGCTGCAGAGTTTCAGAGAACGTCACTGGGAATTTGGTTGTGTGACGACGACTTTCCTGACGACGAGTCACGACAG gtGGACCTGGGTGGTGGCCTGAAGCCTCCTGGTTTCTACGTGCAGCGTTCCTGTGGTCTGTTCCCAGCTTCATTCCCTCAGGACAGTGAGGAGCTGGAGCGAATCACCAAGCTCTTCCATTTCTTGGGTATCTTCTTGGCCAAGTGCATCCAGGACAACCGGCTAGTGGACCTGCCTGTCTCTCAGCCCTTCTTCAAGCTGCTCTGCATGGGGGACATCAAGTCCAATATGAGCAAGCTGCTTTACCAGTCCCGTAGCTCACCGCAGGGTCATGACCCCGAGCGACCCTTCCTGCTGCTGTCCGAGGTGCAGTCGGAGGCGTCGACTGAGGAGAGCCAGGAGACCTACTCTGTGGGCAGCTTTGACGAGGACTCCAAGTCAGAGTTCATCATGGACCCACCTAAACCCAAACCACCAGCCTGGTACCACGGGATTCTCACCTGGGACGACTTCCAGCTGGTCAACCCACACAG GGCCCGTTTCCTGAAAGAAGTGAAGGAACTGGCTGTGAAGAGGAGGCAGATTCTGGCCAATAAGAGTTTATCTGAGGATGAGAAGAACACTAGGCTTCAGGACCTGATGTTGAGGAACCCCCTGGGCTCTGGACCCCCCCTCAGCATCGAGGATCTCGG GTTAAACTTTCAGTTCTGTCCGTCCTCGAAAGTTCACGGGTTCTCAGCTGTAGATCTGAAACCAAACGGGGAtgatgag atcGTGACCATGGAGAATGCAGAAGAGTACGTGGAGCTGATGTTTGATTTCTGTATGCACATTGGCATCCAGAAACAGATGGAGGCCTTCAGAG AGGGTTTTAATCAAGTGTTTCCGATGGAGAAGTTGAGCTCTTTTAGCCATAAGGAGGTTCAGATGATTCTCTGTGGGAACCAGTCACCTTCCTGGACCGCTGACGACATAATCAACTACACTGAACCAAAGCTGGGTTACACCAGAGAcag TCCTGGCTTCCTGCGCTTTGTCAGAGTTTTATGTGGGATGTCATCTGATGAGAGAAAAGCCTTCCTGCAATTCACCACGGGCTGCTCCACACTGCCCCCCGGTGGCCTGGCCAACCTTCACCCCCGCCTCACCATCGTcaggaag GTCGATGCCACGGACTCGAGTTACCCATCTGTCAATACGTGTGTTCACTACCTGAAGCTTCCCGAATACTCGTCTGAGGACATCATGAGGGAGCGTCTGCTAGCCGCCACCATGGAGAAAGGCTTCCACCTCAACTGA